In Ahaetulla prasina isolate Xishuangbanna chromosome 5, ASM2864084v1, whole genome shotgun sequence, the following are encoded in one genomic region:
- the POLR1D gene encoding protein POLR1D, which yields MADDAELERKAVEELLIEAKRGKTRAETMGPMGWMKCPLASTNKRFLINTIKNTLHSPKEQDQEQNHQEENKDSEPSQSREETKPKRHRLHPYKPSFRSRRRVSYSPPRHRHKHKHRNQNTKDKDEKRSSK from the exons ATGGCGGACGATGCTGAGCTGGAGAG GAAAGCAGTGGAAGAGCTATTGATAGAAGCTAAGCGTGGGAAAACTAGAGCAGAAACAATGGGGCCCATGGGCTG GATGAAGTGCCCCCTTGCCAGTACAAATAAAAGATTTCTTATTAATACTATTAAGAACACATTGCACTCACCAAAAGAGCAAGATCAAGAACAGAACCatcaagaagaaaataaagattcTGAGCCAAGTCAGAGCAGGGAAGAAACCAAACCAAAGAGACACAGACTGCATCCTTACAAACCTAGTTTTCGGTCTAGGAGAAGAGTCAGCTACTCTCCTCCCAGGCACAGGCACAAGCACAAGCACAGGAACCAGAACACAAAGGACAAGGATGAAAAGCGATCCAGCAAATAA